DNA sequence from the Caulobacter segnis genome:
CACGGCGCCGACGAAGCCCAGGATGGCGCTGACCATCGCCATGCCGAACCGGGGTCCGGGCTTGTCGCCCCAGCCCCAGGTCAGGCAGGCGTCCAGCAGGGCGATCAGGGCCAGGACCAGCAGGACGACGAACCGCGCCGCCGCCTGACCTCGCCGCGCGCTGGTCCCGCCCAGGCCCGCCGGAGCCCTGCGCGCCCCGATCCAGCCAGAGACGGTGATCACCGCCGAGATCACGGCCAGCACCAGCACGAACAGGGCCATCTCGCCCCGGCCGCCCCAGCGGTCGACCTGCCCCTCGGCGTTGAAGTGCATAGGCAGCGGATGGGTCGGCCCGAACAGGGCGATGGTCCCCGCCAGGCCAAACTGGCCCACGGTCAGGATCCACGACGCCGCGTCGGCCCCGCGCGTTCGATCAGTCATGGTTGAGTTTCCCCGTCGGCTCGGCCTTCGGGACCGAGTCCATAAGCTCCAGCAGCACCGCCACCGCCTCCTCGATCGCCGAGATGCACAGGCGGTAGCGGATGGCGGTCCCGTCGCGCTCGGCCTCGACCAGGCCCGCGTCCTTCAGGGCGGTCAGGTGGCCGGTGATCGTCGGCCAGCTCATCTCGAACGCGGCGGCGATCTCGCCCGACAGCATCGGACGGTCGCGCAGCATCGCGATGATCTGCCGGCGGGCCGGATGGCCCAGCGCTTTGAAGACGCCACTCATAGGCAAGAAGCTAATTAGGAGTTTTCCTAATATCAAGAGGCAGCATCGCCAAACTCCAAACATTTGTTCGAATTCCCCCTTCCTCTGGCCCCGACCGGAACGCTAGTCTCCCAGCCAAACAAGGGAGAGACGGGATGAAGGCCGCTGTTCTGCGCGAGGTGGGCAAGCCCCTCGAGATCGAGACCGTGGCCATCGGCAAGCCCGGCCCGCGCGAGGTGCTGATCCGCACCAAGGCCGCCGGCGTCTGCCATTCGGACCTGCACTTCGTCGAAGGCTCCTACACCCACCCCCTGCCCGCCGTGCTGGGCCACGAGAGCGCCGGGATCGTCGAGGCGGTCGGCGACGAGGTGCGGACGGTCAAGGTCGGCGACCATGTCATCACCTGCCTCAACCCCTATTGCGGCCACTGCGAGGTCTGCCTGACCGGCCACATGAACCTGTGCATCAGCCCGGAGACCAAGCGTCCGAAGGGCGCCGAGCCCCGGCTGTTCAAGGAGGACCTGAACGGCGGGACCGGGCCCATGGCCCAGTTCCTGAACCTGTCGTCCTTCGCCGAGATGATGCTGGTGCACGAGCACGCCTGCGTGGCGATCCGCAAGGACATGCCGTTCGACCGCGCCGCCCTGATCGGCTGCTCGGTGATGACCGGCGTGGGCTCGGTGATGCACACCTCCAACGTCCGGCCGGGCGAGACCGTGGCGGTGATCGGCTGCGGCGGCGTGGGCCTGGCCACGATCAACGGCGCGGCGATCGCCGGGGCCGGCCGGATCATCGCCATCGACCGCATGCCCTCCAAGCTTGCGCTGGCCAAGACGTTCGGGGCCACGGACGTGGTCGACGCCTCGGCGGTCGACGACGTGGCCAAGGCGGTGCTGGAGCTGACGGGCGGCGGCGTCCACCACAGCTTCGAGGCCATCGGCCTGAAGGCCACCGCCGAGGCCTCGTTCAAGATGCTGCGTCGGGGCGGCACGGCCAATGTCATCGGCATGATCCCGGTCGGCACCAAGATCGAGCTGCACGGCGTCGACTTCCTGGGCGAGCGCCGTATCCAGGGCAGCTACATGGGCTCCAACCGCTTCCCGGTCGACATGCCGCGGCTGGTCGACTTCTACATGAACGGCAAACTGAAGCTGGACGAGCTGATCTCGCGCCGGATCAAGCTGGAGGACGTCAACAGCGCGTTCGACGAGCTGAAGCGCGGGGAACTGGCGCGGTCGGTGATCGTCTTCGATTGATCACGCGAGCGGCTGGTCTAGTCCAGTTGTCACACCACTGACGAACCCTGCGTGTAACTCCGGCCCAGCTTATCGGAGTGTCCCCATGTCCCAGATCGACCGCCGCGGCCTGCTGGCCGCCATCGGCGCCATGGCCCTGCCGCCGGCCCTGGCCCGCGCCGCCGCGATCGACGCCGACATCCGCACGGGCACGATCAAGGACGTCGAGCACGTGGTGATCCTGATGCAGG
Encoded proteins:
- a CDS encoding SdpI family protein, with the translated sequence MTDRTRGADAASWILTVGQFGLAGTIALFGPTHPLPMHFNAEGQVDRWGGRGEMALFVLVLAVISAVITVSGWIGARRAPAGLGGTSARRGQAAARFVVLLVLALIALLDACLTWGWGDKPGPRFGMAMVSAILGFVGAVLGKTSPNALIGVRTPWTFQSRLAWDKANRLAGRLFFWGGLAGMLAAPFAPQPEGFQAVTFCVLAIAVIVVFESWRVWLIDPDRTR
- a CDS encoding metalloregulator ArsR/SmtB family transcription factor codes for the protein MSGVFKALGHPARRQIIAMLRDRPMLSGEIAAAFEMSWPTITGHLTALKDAGLVEAERDGTAIRYRLCISAIEEAVAVLLELMDSVPKAEPTGKLNHD
- a CDS encoding Zn-dependent alcohol dehydrogenase codes for the protein MKAAVLREVGKPLEIETVAIGKPGPREVLIRTKAAGVCHSDLHFVEGSYTHPLPAVLGHESAGIVEAVGDEVRTVKVGDHVITCLNPYCGHCEVCLTGHMNLCISPETKRPKGAEPRLFKEDLNGGTGPMAQFLNLSSFAEMMLVHEHACVAIRKDMPFDRAALIGCSVMTGVGSVMHTSNVRPGETVAVIGCGGVGLATINGAAIAGAGRIIAIDRMPSKLALAKTFGATDVVDASAVDDVAKAVLELTGGGVHHSFEAIGLKATAEASFKMLRRGGTANVIGMIPVGTKIELHGVDFLGERRIQGSYMGSNRFPVDMPRLVDFYMNGKLKLDELISRRIKLEDVNSAFDELKRGELARSVIVFD